A genomic window from Wolbachia pipientis includes:
- the murC gene encoding UDP-N-acetylmuramate--L-alanine ligase: MRILNYTIINLVISKRLLLNMNKTQKGIIYIIGIGGIGMSAIAEILHNSNCKVQGSDAQSNNNVDRLQRLGIEVFIGHNANNISQAQIVVHSSAIESDNVELITARNNNKTILHRSDILTEIMKDKYVIAVSGSSGKTTTTAMIASIFDHSGIDATVIVGGILNSYQSNSRLGKSDIFLIEADESDGTMLKIPANIAVITSINDDHMDHYGTFDDIKNAFSQFINKAGFAVLPDSVGINYDASNSMMFGFEGANIKAVNIKQHANSIEFDVLNNWIPVSSTGMTEKQVSSHHLLSSQCLILGSRNIKNVILANAIGMHKVSNALAAISVAIKLGISNAEIKKGLLEFQGVARRFSLIANIKGVKLIEDYAHHPNEIYATLTAARSITKGKVIGIIEPLRFARIRNFFDEFIRIFMMFDYVILTPVHPPEDKPIPGCGINDIQEALISNGFDSVKIMNDSLLISRFISDSISPGDIVLFIGAGSNIDKLAKEAAALIAEVKV, encoded by the coding sequence ATGAGGATTTTAAATTATACTATAATAAATTTAGTAATAAGTAAACGTTTACTGCTAAATATGAACAAGACTCAAAAAGGAATAATATATATAATTGGTATAGGTGGAATCGGAATGAGTGCCATTGCTGAAATTCTTCACAATTCCAATTGCAAAGTTCAAGGCAGTGATGCACAGTCAAACAACAATGTAGATAGATTACAAAGGCTGGGCATAGAGGTTTTTATTGGTCACAATGCTAATAATATAAGCCAAGCCCAAATAGTTGTACATTCTTCTGCGATAGAATCTGATAATGTGGAGTTAATAACAGCGAGAAATAACAATAAAACCATTTTGCATAGATCAGACATACTTACTGAAATTATGAAAGATAAATATGTGATAGCAGTTTCAGGTTCAAGTGGAAAGACAACAACAACTGCTATGATTGCTTCCATTTTTGATCATTCTGGCATTGATGCAACTGTAATTGTAGGAGGAATACTAAATTCGTATCAGAGTAATTCAAGACTTGGAAAGAGTGACATTTTTTTAATCGAAGCTGATGAGTCTGATGGAACCATGCTAAAAATTCCTGCAAATATTGCTGTCATAACGAGTATTAACGACGATCATATGGATCATTATGGTACATTCGACGATATTAAAAATGCGTTTTCTCAGTTTATAAACAAAGCAGGTTTTGCAGTTTTGCCTGATTCTGTAGGCATTAATTATGATGCAAGTAACTCTATGATGTTTGGATTTGAGGGTGCCAATATTAAAGCTGTTAATATTAAGCAGCATGCTAACAGCATAGAATTTGACGTGTTGAACAACTGGATTCCAGTGTCAAGCACTGGAATGACGGAGAAACAGGTATCATCCCATCACCTTCTGTCATCCCAGTGCTTGATACTGGGATCCAGAAACATAAAAAATGTAATACTAGCAAACGCAATAGGAATGCATAAGGTCAGCAACGCCTTAGCTGCAATATCAGTTGCGATAAAGCTCGGGATTAGCAATGCAGAGATTAAAAAAGGCCTTTTGGAATTTCAAGGAGTAGCAAGAAGATTCTCTTTGATTGCCAATATTAAAGGTGTTAAGTTAATTGAGGATTATGCCCATCATCCAAATGAAATATATGCAACTTTAACGGCTGCACGTTCGATTACTAAAGGAAAAGTAATAGGAATTATCGAACCACTTCGTTTTGCTCGCATTCGTAATTTTTTTGATGAATTCATACGAATTTTCATGATGTTTGATTATGTCATCCTCACTCCTGTTCATCCCCCAGAAGACAAGCCTATTCCTGGTTGTGGGATTAATGATATACAAGAAGCTTTAATCAGTAATGGGTTTGATAGCGTAAAAATCATGAATGATTCTCTACTCATTTCACGTTTTATTAGTGATTCGATAAGTCCAGGTGATATAGTATTATTTATTGGTGCTGGTAGTAATATAGATAAATTAGCAAAGGAAGCTGCAGCACTTATTGCGGAAGTTAAGGTTTAA
- a CDS encoding septal ring lytic transglycosylase RlpA family protein codes for MSSCSFSNRFNCTAGHYKIGSSYTINGITYYPKNCKHYEEIGIASWYGIEDHGTLTANGEVFNRHLISAAHKTLPLPCFALVTNLENGRKLVVRINDRGPFIEGRIIDLSEKAAQVLGFHKVGLAKVKVQYLRKMSEQLIQNTPHYRKQYEKEMQKRHSKQDSAESKGYVAFFKSAQAAKSTASKLRNQGIKNVRLLFKNDQYCVKVSYR; via the coding sequence ATGAGTAGTTGCAGTTTTAGCAACAGGTTTAATTGCACTGCAGGTCATTATAAAATTGGCAGCAGCTACACAATAAATGGTATAACTTATTATCCAAAAAACTGTAAACACTATGAAGAGATAGGGATAGCGTCGTGGTATGGAATAGAAGATCATGGCACGCTTACAGCAAATGGTGAAGTGTTTAACCGTCACTTGATCTCTGCAGCGCATAAGACTTTGCCCCTACCCTGCTTTGCTCTTGTCACTAATTTAGAAAATGGAAGAAAGCTTGTTGTAAGGATTAACGATAGAGGGCCTTTTATTGAAGGCAGAATAATAGACTTATCAGAAAAAGCAGCTCAAGTCTTAGGATTTCATAAAGTAGGGCTTGCAAAGGTAAAAGTTCAATACCTAAGAAAGATGTCAGAACAATTGATACAAAATACTCCTCATTACAGAAAGCAATATGAAAAAGAAATGCAGAAACGTCACTCAAAACAAGACAGTGCAGAAAGTAAGGGATATGTTGCATTTTTTAAAAGTGCTCAGGCTGCTAAATCAACTGCATCAAAGCTTCGCAATCAAGGAATAAAAAATGTTAGATTGCTTTTTAAGAACGATCAGTATTGCGTGAAAGTGAGTTATAGGTAG
- a CDS encoding ATP-binding protein produces the protein MSPLFIGRQTELKQLLELTEKNTASFIVVKGRRRIGKSRLIQEFGKYFEQYYSFIGLPPEKHTTISHQLNEFSRQVARQFNTSFARYDDWSDLLWAVGERLLSGKILLLFDEISWMGSKDPTFLGKIKNFWDTQLKNNNKLIFVVCGSASSWIEKNILSSTGFVGRISLTLTLGELSLSDCNEFWPKNISAYEKFKVLAVTGGIPKYLEEVNFKHGAEENIKKLCFTKGGFLVEEFDQIFSDLFMRKTAFYKQIVRALSTGAKEQEEICAALNIARHGRISEYLHELELASFIARDHTWSIKTGTDSRLRKYRLQDNYLRFYLKYIEKNLGKINRDTYSMGFLPEWHTIIGLQFENLVLNNRKSIHNILGIDGIVSENPFFQRKTGAGCQIDYMIQTRFNTLYICEIKFSKNKIGHSIIQEVQKKIDTLKRPKGFSCRPVLIHVNGVSDDVIDSDYFSNIIDFGELLNCK, from the coding sequence ATGTCTCCATTATTTATTGGTAGGCAAACTGAGTTGAAGCAACTGCTGGAGCTTACGGAAAAAAACACTGCATCTTTTATAGTAGTCAAAGGAAGGCGTCGTATAGGGAAAAGTCGTTTAATTCAAGAGTTTGGTAAGTATTTCGAGCAGTATTACTCATTTATAGGTTTGCCACCAGAAAAGCACACTACAATATCCCATCAACTTAATGAATTTTCTAGACAAGTTGCTAGACAATTTAATACATCTTTTGCTAGATATGACGACTGGAGTGACTTACTATGGGCAGTTGGTGAACGTTTACTATCTGGCAAAATATTATTGCTCTTTGATGAAATTTCTTGGATGGGCTCAAAAGATCCAACTTTTTTAGGCAAAATAAAGAATTTTTGGGATACACAGCTAAAAAATAATAACAAGCTAATTTTTGTTGTCTGTGGATCTGCATCATCTTGGATCGAAAAAAACATACTTAGTAGTACTGGTTTTGTAGGAAGAATATCGTTGACTTTAACACTCGGGGAGTTATCACTTTCTGATTGCAATGAATTTTGGCCAAAAAATATTTCAGCATACGAAAAGTTTAAGGTGCTTGCAGTAACTGGTGGAATTCCAAAGTATTTAGAAGAGGTAAACTTTAAACATGGTGCTGAAGAAAATATTAAAAAGCTTTGTTTTACAAAAGGTGGATTTTTAGTTGAGGAGTTTGACCAAATATTTTCAGATCTATTCATGCGAAAAACAGCTTTTTATAAGCAAATAGTGAGAGCTCTTTCTACTGGAGCTAAAGAACAGGAAGAAATTTGTGCTGCTTTAAACATTGCAAGACACGGACGCATTTCTGAGTATCTACATGAGCTTGAGCTTGCTAGTTTTATTGCAAGGGATCACACTTGGAGTATAAAAACTGGTACTGATTCACGACTCAGGAAGTACAGACTTCAAGATAATTATTTAAGGTTTTATCTAAAATATATTGAAAAAAATCTAGGAAAAATTAATCGTGACACCTATTCTATGGGGTTCCTGCCAGAGTGGCATACAATTATTGGACTTCAGTTTGAAAATTTGGTGCTTAACAACAGAAAGAGCATACATAATATCTTGGGAATTGATGGAATAGTAAGCGAAAATCCATTTTTTCAGAGGAAGACAGGTGCTGGTTGTCAAATTGATTACATGATTCAAACAAGGTTCAACACCCTCTACATTTGCGAAATCAAATTTTCAAAAAATAAAATCGGTCATTCAATAATACAAGAAGTACAAAAGAAAATAGATACACTAAAGCGTCCAAAAGGCTTTTCATGTCGTCCAGTCCTTATTCACGTTAATGGTGTGAGTGATGACGTTATAGATAGTGATTACTTTTCAAACATAATTGATTTTGGAGAATTATTGAATTGTAAGTAA
- a CDS encoding serine hydroxymethyltransferase, with protein MTSVSERICDSKSSLKSFDNEVYQSIEKELQRQKSQLQLIASENFASKAVMEAQGSFLTNKYAEGYPGKRYYCGCEHVDKVESLAIERLCKLFGVKFANVQPHSGSQANQAVFASLLTPGDTILGLSLSCGGHLTHGAAPSLSGKWFKSVQYTVNKDTYLLNMDEIERLALKHKPKLIIAGASAYPRKMDFKRFREIADKVGAYLLADIAHYAGLIAAGEYPSPAEHAHVMTSTTHKTLRGPRGGIVMTNDEALHKKIQSAVFPGLQGGPLMHVIAAKAVAFKEALAPEFKTYSKKIVENAKVLAQGLQKHGLDIITGGTDSHIVLVDLRSQKLTGKDVVDSLERAGITCNKNSVPFDTEKPTITSGLRFGTAAETTRGLEAENFKEVASLINEVIQGLISGNSSSVEKAAKTKVERICSSFPIY; from the coding sequence ATGACAAGTGTTTCAGAAAGGATTTGTGACTCTAAAAGTAGTCTGAAGTCTTTTGATAATGAAGTTTATCAATCTATAGAGAAAGAATTGCAGCGTCAAAAGTCGCAGTTGCAACTGATTGCATCAGAAAACTTTGCAAGTAAAGCAGTGATGGAAGCGCAGGGCTCTTTTCTGACTAATAAATATGCAGAAGGCTATCCAGGCAAAAGGTATTACTGTGGTTGTGAGCATGTGGACAAAGTTGAAAGTCTAGCTATAGAAAGACTTTGTAAGCTGTTCGGTGTTAAATTTGCAAATGTTCAACCTCACTCTGGTTCTCAGGCAAATCAAGCAGTATTTGCTTCACTGCTTACTCCAGGCGATACGATACTTGGATTATCGCTGAGTTGTGGTGGCCATCTAACTCATGGTGCAGCACCTAGCCTTTCTGGTAAGTGGTTTAAGTCAGTTCAGTATACAGTTAACAAAGACACTTATCTGCTCAATATGGATGAGATAGAAAGGCTGGCACTCAAACATAAGCCAAAATTGATCATAGCTGGCGCTTCTGCTTATCCAAGGAAAATGGACTTCAAACGTTTTCGCGAAATTGCAGATAAAGTTGGTGCTTATTTGCTTGCGGACATTGCTCACTATGCGGGACTTATTGCAGCAGGTGAATATCCGTCTCCTGCTGAACATGCACATGTTATGACTTCCACAACTCACAAAACTTTGCGTGGTCCTCGTGGTGGAATAGTGATGACCAATGATGAAGCATTACACAAAAAAATTCAATCTGCAGTTTTTCCAGGATTGCAGGGCGGGCCACTTATGCATGTGATAGCTGCAAAAGCTGTTGCATTTAAAGAAGCATTAGCGCCAGAGTTTAAAACTTATAGCAAGAAAATCGTGGAAAATGCGAAAGTACTAGCTCAAGGATTGCAAAAGCATGGACTCGACATTATAACCGGTGGCACTGACTCTCATATAGTGCTGGTGGACTTAAGATCGCAAAAATTGACTGGAAAGGACGTTGTAGATAGCCTTGAGAGGGCTGGCATTACCTGCAATAAAAACTCTGTGCCATTTGACACAGAGAAGCCGACCATCACTTCAGGGCTCCGCTTTGGTACCGCTGCTGAGACAACACGTGGGCTTGAGGCAGAAAATTTTAAAGAAGTAGCTAGTCTAATAAATGAAGTGATTCAGGGATTAATCAGCGGAAATAGCTCAAGTGTCGAAAAAGCAGCAAAAACTAAAGTTGAAAGGATTTGTAGTAGTTTTCCTATTTATTAA
- a CDS encoding MFS transporter, whose translation MQRNFLIWLLASLFYAYQYILRVIPNIIAPELITKFNISIVDVGQFGGLYYIGYTLAHIPVGLALDRFGPKFVFPACIALTFTGTLPLICFDEWYYSILGRVIVGIGSSASAIGLFKVASMYFSQEKSARMASLSIVIGLLGAIYGGLPIDFLLNKFGWNYVIYTFSAFGCLLALLLVLITPSSSSEESASDNIFQDLKTVLFNKHIILISFFGGLMVGPLEGFADGWAKAFLCEAYQMTGDLASSLSSLMFIGMGTGSFFLAYLLEKYPDKHYEVIIACSFAMIASFLLLFTQAGGLYIALPALLVIGFASGYQVITIYKAISYVNSNLVGLATAISNMIVMVFGYFFHTGIAKIIDLCWNGMVVQGNPVYGTELLVKAISIIPVCLLLAVFGFMWLKKSSYDKCFRKDL comes from the coding sequence AAACATAATCGCACCTGAATTAATAACAAAATTTAATATAAGTATTGTAGATGTTGGTCAGTTTGGTGGGCTGTATTATATAGGCTATACGCTTGCTCACATACCTGTTGGTCTTGCTCTTGATAGATTTGGGCCAAAGTTTGTTTTTCCTGCATGCATTGCCTTGACATTTACTGGGACATTGCCGCTGATATGTTTTGATGAGTGGTATTACTCAATACTTGGTAGAGTGATTGTCGGAATTGGATCATCTGCTTCAGCAATTGGGCTCTTCAAAGTTGCAAGTATGTATTTTTCACAAGAAAAATCAGCAAGAATGGCTAGCTTGTCTATAGTAATAGGGTTACTAGGAGCTATTTATGGTGGATTACCTATAGACTTCTTGCTCAATAAGTTTGGTTGGAATTATGTTATATACACTTTCTCGGCGTTTGGTTGTTTGCTTGCTCTGCTGTTGGTTTTAATAACACCAAGCAGTAGTTCAGAAGAAAGTGCAAGTGACAATATATTTCAAGATTTAAAAACTGTGCTTTTCAACAAACATATCATTCTAATCAGCTTTTTTGGTGGTTTAATGGTTGGACCACTAGAAGGTTTTGCTGATGGTTGGGCAAAAGCGTTCTTATGTGAAGCATATCAAATGACCGGAGATCTGGCATCTTCACTTTCTTCGCTTATGTTTATAGGTATGGGAACTGGATCATTCTTTTTAGCTTACTTGCTCGAGAAATATCCAGACAAACATTATGAAGTGATTATTGCGTGTTCTTTTGCTATGATTGCTAGCTTCCTCTTACTTTTCACGCAAGCTGGTGGTTTATATATTGCACTACCTGCACTTCTTGTTATCGGCTTTGCGTCTGGGTATCAGGTAATTACTATTTACAAAGCAATAAGTTATGTGAACAGTAACTTGGTAGGCTTAGCCACAGCCATATCAAACATGATAGTTATGGTTTTTGGCTATTTTTTTCATACAGGAATTGCAAAAATAATAGATTTATGTTGGAATGGAATGGTAGTACAAGGAAATCCTGTGTATGGTACTGAGTTACTAGTAAAAGCAATATCAATTATTCCTGTATGTTTGCTTTTAGCTGTTTTTGGATTTATGTGGTTAAAGAAAAGTTCTTATGACAAGTGTTTCAGAAAGGATTTGTGA